A DNA window from Buttiauxella agrestis contains the following coding sequences:
- the nhaB gene encoding Na(+)/H(+) antiporter NhaB, whose translation MEMSTGRALFRNFLGQSPNWYKLTLLTFLVINPLVFWFVSPFIAGWLLVAEFIFTLAMALKCYPLLPGGLLAIEAVFVGMTSADHVREEIASNLEVLLLLIFMVAGIYFMKQLLLLVFTKLLLGIRSKILLSLSFCIAAAFLSAFLDALTVVAVVISVAVGFYDIYHRVASTGCLDDDIQDDSLLDSDNRSTLEQFRAFLRSLMMHAGVGTALGGVMTMVGEPQNLIIAKSAGWHFGDFLLRMAPVTIPVLICGLATCVLLEITKILGYGEKLPEKVRGILQDYDTQSAQKRTRQDKVKLVVQALIGVWLVIALALHLAEVGLIGLSVIIFATALCGVTDEHQIGKAFTEALPFTALLTVFFAVVAVIIDQHLFTPVIHFVLQAEPHSQLALFYLFNGILSSISDNVFVGTVYINEAKAALTHGIIDLKQFELLAVAINTGTNLPSVATPNGQAAFLFLLTSALAPLIRLSYGRMVLMALPYTLVLTLVGLLCVEFTLVPATEWMTHAGWISSPVMGAVTH comes from the coding sequence ATGGAAATGTCTACCGGGCGCGCGCTATTTCGCAACTTCTTAGGTCAATCACCGAACTGGTACAAACTGACTTTACTGACTTTTTTAGTCATTAACCCGTTGGTCTTTTGGTTTGTCAGCCCATTTATTGCAGGCTGGCTGTTGGTTGCAGAGTTTATTTTCACCCTCGCAATGGCATTGAAATGCTACCCACTTCTGCCTGGTGGCCTGCTGGCCATTGAAGCCGTGTTCGTTGGGATGACCAGCGCCGATCATGTGCGGGAAGAAATTGCCTCAAATCTTGAAGTGTTGCTGCTGCTGATATTTATGGTGGCGGGCATCTACTTTATGAAGCAGCTTTTGCTTCTGGTCTTTACCAAGTTGCTGCTGGGTATCCGTTCGAAAATTCTGCTTTCACTCTCTTTTTGTATCGCTGCGGCATTTTTATCCGCATTTCTGGATGCTCTCACCGTGGTCGCGGTCGTCATCAGCGTCGCGGTTGGTTTTTATGATATCTACCACCGTGTCGCCTCTACCGGGTGTCTCGACGATGATATCCAGGATGACTCTCTCCTTGATTCCGATAACCGCTCCACTCTCGAACAATTCCGCGCATTTTTACGCAGCCTGATGATGCATGCCGGTGTCGGCACCGCACTGGGTGGCGTGATGACGATGGTCGGCGAGCCGCAGAACCTGATTATCGCGAAAAGTGCAGGTTGGCATTTTGGCGATTTCCTTCTGCGTATGGCACCAGTGACAATTCCTGTTCTGATCTGTGGTTTAGCGACCTGCGTACTACTGGAGATAACTAAGATCCTCGGGTATGGCGAAAAGCTGCCGGAAAAAGTTCGCGGTATTTTGCAGGACTACGATACCCAAAGTGCGCAAAAACGTACCCGTCAGGACAAAGTGAAACTGGTGGTTCAGGCATTAATTGGCGTCTGGCTGGTGATTGCGCTGGCACTGCATTTAGCCGAGGTTGGGCTGATCGGGTTGTCGGTGATTATCTTTGCTACCGCGCTATGCGGCGTGACTGATGAACATCAGATAGGAAAGGCATTTACCGAGGCGCTACCCTTCACCGCTCTGCTTACGGTGTTTTTCGCTGTTGTCGCCGTGATAATCGACCAGCATTTGTTTACGCCCGTTATCCACTTTGTATTGCAGGCTGAACCGCATTCGCAGTTGGCGTTGTTCTATCTGTTCAACGGCATTTTGTCGTCAATATCCGATAACGTGTTCGTCGGCACCGTTTACATCAACGAAGCGAAAGCCGCTCTTACCCACGGTATTATCGATCTCAAACAGTTTGAGTTACTGGCGGTGGCGATTAACACCGGCACGAATTTACCTTCAGTCGCCACGCCAAACGGCCAGGCCGCATTCTTATTCCTGCTAACGTCAGCGCTGGCTCCGCTCATTCGTCTTTCGTACGGGCGTATGGTGTTGATGGCATTGCCGTATACGCTGGTACTGACGCTTGTCGGTCTGTTGTGCGTTGAATTTACTTTGGTCCCGGCAACCGAGTGGATGACACATGCCGGTTGGATTTCGTCGCCAGTGATGGGTGCCGTAACGCACTAA
- the fadR gene encoding fatty acid metabolism transcriptional regulator FadR produces the protein MVIKAQSPAGFAEEYIIESIWNNRFAPGTILPAERELSELIGVTRTTLREVLQRLARDGWLTIQHGKPTKVNNFWETSGLNILETLARLDHDSVPQLIDNLLSVRTNIATIFIRTAVRQHPDKAQEVLATANSVEDHADAFAKLDYNIFRGLAFASGNPIYGLILNGMKGLYTRIGRHYFSSPEARSLALGFYHRLAEICQQGLHDQVFDTVRTYGRESGDIWHRMQKNLPGDLAMHSR, from the coding sequence ATGGTCATTAAGGCGCAGAGCCCAGCGGGTTTCGCGGAAGAATACATCATCGAAAGTATCTGGAATAACCGCTTCGCGCCGGGAACTATTCTTCCGGCTGAACGCGAGTTATCCGAACTGATTGGTGTGACCCGTACCACATTGCGCGAGGTGCTTCAGCGTCTGGCGCGTGATGGCTGGTTAACGATTCAGCATGGTAAGCCGACCAAAGTGAACAACTTCTGGGAAACTTCCGGTTTAAACATTCTGGAAACTCTGGCGCGTCTCGATCACGACAGCGTGCCGCAGTTGATCGATAACCTGCTGTCAGTGCGAACAAATATCGCGACTATTTTTATTCGTACCGCTGTTCGTCAGCATCCGGATAAAGCGCAAGAAGTCCTGGCGACCGCGAACAGTGTTGAAGACCATGCTGATGCATTTGCAAAGCTTGATTACAACATTTTCCGTGGCCTGGCATTTGCTTCGGGAAACCCGATCTACGGTCTAATCCTCAATGGAATGAAAGGGTTATACACCCGTATTGGGCGTCATTACTTCTCAAGTCCGGAAGCACGCAGCCTGGCGTTAGGTTTCTACCATCGTCTGGCTGAAATTTGCCAACAAGGTTTGCACGATCAAGTGTTTGATACCGTGCGTACCTATGGGCGTGAAAGCGGTGATATCTGGCATCGAATGCAGAAAAATTTACCGGGCGATTTGGCGATGCACAGCCGATAG
- a CDS encoding SpoVR family protein, with translation MAIVTDSATKDSKRLSDGPDWTFELLDVYLAEIDRVAKLYRLETYPHQIEVITSEQMMDAYSSVGMPINYPHWSFGKKFIETERLYKHGQQGLAYEIVINSNPCIAYLMEENTITMQALVIAHACYGHNSFFKNNYLFRSWTDASSIIDYLIFARKYITECEERYGVDEVERLLDSCHALMNYGVDRYKRPQKISLQEETARQKSREEYLQSQVNTLWRTLPRREEEKTVAEARRYPSEPQENLLYFMEKNAPLLESWQREILRIVRKVSQYFYPQKQTQVMNEGWATFWHYTILNHLYDEGKVTDRFMLEFLHSHTNVVFQPPYNSPWYNGINPYALGFAMFQDIKRICQSPTEEDRYWFPDIAGKDWLETLHFAMRDFKDESFISQFLSPKLMRDFRLFTVLDDDRNNYLEIAAIHNEEGYRKIRAELSAQYNLSNLEPNIQVWNVDLRGDRSLTLRYIPHNRAPLDKGRREVLKHVHRLWGFDVTLEQQNEDGSVELLERCPPRINSL, from the coding sequence ATGGCTATTGTTACTGATTCCGCCACAAAGGATTCTAAACGTCTAAGTGATGGACCTGACTGGACGTTCGAGCTGCTTGATGTCTACCTCGCTGAGATAGACCGTGTTGCCAAACTCTATCGCCTGGAGACCTATCCTCATCAAATTGAAGTGATTACCTCCGAACAAATGATGGATGCGTATTCGAGTGTCGGGATGCCGATTAACTATCCTCATTGGTCGTTTGGTAAAAAGTTCATTGAAACGGAACGGTTGTATAAGCACGGGCAACAGGGTCTGGCGTACGAAATTGTCATCAACTCCAATCCGTGTATCGCCTATCTGATGGAAGAAAATACCATCACGATGCAGGCGCTGGTGATTGCTCATGCGTGCTACGGGCATAACTCGTTCTTCAAGAATAACTACTTATTCCGTAGCTGGACGGATGCCAGCTCGATTATCGATTACCTGATCTTCGCGCGTAAATATATTACCGAGTGTGAAGAACGCTACGGCGTGGACGAAGTTGAACGTCTGCTCGACTCTTGCCATGCGTTGATGAACTACGGCGTTGACCGTTACAAACGTCCGCAAAAAATATCCCTGCAAGAAGAGACCGCCCGACAAAAAAGCCGCGAGGAGTATCTGCAAAGCCAGGTGAATACGCTGTGGCGCACGCTACCACGTCGTGAAGAAGAAAAGACGGTGGCCGAAGCGCGCCGTTATCCTTCTGAGCCGCAGGAAAACTTACTCTATTTTATGGAGAAAAATGCGCCGTTGCTGGAGTCCTGGCAGCGTGAGATTTTGCGTATCGTGCGTAAAGTCAGCCAGTATTTTTACCCTCAGAAACAGACTCAGGTGATGAACGAAGGCTGGGCGACGTTCTGGCACTACACCATTCTTAACCATCTGTATGATGAAGGAAAAGTGACCGACAGGTTTATGCTGGAGTTCTTGCATAGCCACACCAATGTAGTGTTCCAACCGCCGTATAACAGCCCGTGGTACAACGGAATTAACCCGTATGCACTCGGCTTTGCGATGTTCCAGGACATCAAGCGGATTTGTCAGTCGCCTACTGAAGAAGACCGTTATTGGTTCCCGGATATTGCGGGTAAAGATTGGCTGGAAACGCTGCATTTCGCGATGCGCGATTTCAAAGATGAAAGTTTTATCAGCCAGTTTTTGTCCCCAAAACTGATGCGTGATTTCCGCCTGTTTACGGTGCTGGACGATGACCGCAATAATTATCTTGAAATTGCCGCCATTCATAATGAAGAGGGCTATCGTAAGATTCGAGCCGAGCTTTCTGCTCAGTACAATCTGAGTAACCTTGAGCCTAATATTCAGGTCTGGAACGTTGACTTACGTGGCGACCGCTCGCTGACTTTGCGATACATCCCACATAACCGCGCCCCGCTGGATAAAGGTCGTCGTGAAGTTCTGAAGCATGTTCATCGCCTTTGGGGCTTTGATGTCACTCTCGAGCAGCAAAATGAAGATGGCAGTGTTGAGTTACTTGAACGCTGCCCTCCAAGGATCAATAGTCTGTAA
- a CDS encoding D-amino acid dehydrogenase, with product MRVVVLGSGVVGVSSAWYLRQAGHDVTVIDREAGPAMETSAANAGQISPGYAAPWAAPGVPLKAIKWMFQRHAPLAISLDGTQFQLKWMLQMLRNCDMRHYMENKGRMVRLAEYSRDCLKELRHTTNIQYEGRQGGTLQLFRTAQQYENAAKDIAVLKDAGVPYQLLEASRLAEVEPALADVAHKLTGGLRLPNDETGDCQLFTQNLARMAAEAGVEFRFNTPVDRLLYEGQSIYGVQCGKEVVKADAYVVAFGSYSTGLLKNIVDIPVYPLKGYSLTIPIADEQGAPVSTILDETYKIAITHFDQRIRVGGMAEIVGFNTELLQPRRETLEMVVRDLYPRGGHVEQATFWTGLRPMTPDGTPIVGRTPFKNLWLNTGHGTLGWTMACGSGQMLSDLISGRTPAIPFDDLAVARYSPGFRPTGSQRLHNAHN from the coding sequence ATGCGTGTTGTGGTGCTTGGAAGTGGCGTAGTCGGTGTCAGCAGTGCCTGGTATTTGCGCCAGGCTGGGCATGATGTCACGGTTATCGACAGGGAAGCGGGGCCGGCAATGGAAACCAGCGCGGCGAATGCCGGGCAAATTTCACCGGGTTATGCCGCGCCATGGGCAGCACCTGGCGTTCCGCTCAAAGCCATTAAATGGATGTTCCAACGCCATGCGCCGCTGGCTATCAGCCTGGATGGCACACAATTCCAGCTCAAATGGATGCTGCAAATGTTGCGTAACTGCGACATGCGCCATTACATGGAAAACAAAGGTCGGATGGTGCGTCTCGCAGAATATAGTCGCGACTGCCTGAAAGAATTGCGCCACACCACCAATATTCAGTACGAAGGACGGCAGGGCGGCACGCTCCAGTTGTTCCGCACCGCGCAGCAGTACGAAAATGCTGCCAAAGATATCGCTGTTCTCAAAGATGCAGGCGTGCCTTACCAGCTACTTGAAGCCAGTCGCTTAGCCGAGGTCGAACCTGCCCTGGCTGATGTCGCCCATAAACTGACCGGCGGCTTGCGTTTACCCAATGATGAAACGGGTGATTGCCAACTGTTTACCCAAAATCTGGCGCGTATGGCGGCAGAGGCGGGCGTTGAGTTTCGTTTCAACACGCCGGTCGATCGTTTGCTGTATGAAGGGCAAAGTATTTATGGCGTGCAGTGTGGTAAAGAGGTCGTCAAAGCGGATGCTTATGTCGTCGCTTTCGGCTCTTATTCCACTGGTTTACTGAAAAATATCGTTGATATTCCTGTCTATCCACTCAAAGGCTATTCGCTGACCATCCCGATTGCCGACGAGCAAGGCGCACCGGTTTCGACTATTCTCGATGAAACATACAAAATTGCTATCACGCATTTTGACCAGCGCATCCGCGTGGGCGGGATGGCAGAAATTGTTGGCTTTAACACTGAGTTGCTGCAACCGCGTCGTGAGACGCTGGAAATGGTCGTGCGCGATCTTTATCCGCGTGGCGGGCATGTGGAGCAGGCAACATTCTGGACCGGTTTACGTCCGATGACGCCAGATGGCACACCGATTGTTGGACGCACTCCGTTCAAGAATCTGTGGCTCAATACCGGCCATGGCACGCTGGGTTGGACGATGGCCTGTGGCTCAGGCCAGATGCTCAGTGACTTAATTTCTGGAAGAACGCCCGCCATTCCCTTTGATGATCTTGCGGTGGCGCGTTACTCACCGGGTTTCAGGCCGACAGGCTCGCAGCGTCTGCACAACGCTCATAACTAA
- the dadX gene encoding catabolic alanine racemase DadX, with the protein MSRPVVATLNLSALRNNLNIVRQAAPHSRVWSVVKANAYGHGIERVWSALSETDGFAMLNIEEAILLRERGWKGPILMLEGFFHADELPLFDEYRLTTSLHSNWQVKALAKAKLNAPLDVYLKINSGMNRLGFSPDRVHSIWQQLRVIANVGQLTLMAHFADAEQPDGIVEPMKRIEQAAEGLDCPRSVSNSAATLWHPEAHYDWVRPGIILYGASPSGQWCDVATSGLQPVMSLQSEIIGVQNLKAGDTVGYGSRYRADAEQRIGIVACGYADGYPRIAPTGTPVRVDGVLTRIVGAISMDMLTVDLTPCPNAGIGSPVELWGNAVKIDDVAQAAGTVGYELMCALAPRVPVVTTS; encoded by the coding sequence ATGTCCCGTCCGGTTGTTGCGACGCTGAACCTCAGCGCGCTGCGTAACAATTTAAACATTGTCCGCCAGGCTGCTCCCCATTCGCGTGTCTGGTCCGTCGTTAAAGCGAATGCTTATGGTCATGGTATTGAGCGCGTCTGGTCTGCATTAAGTGAAACCGACGGCTTTGCAATGTTAAATATTGAAGAGGCAATTTTACTGCGTGAGCGCGGGTGGAAAGGGCCGATTCTCATGCTCGAAGGTTTCTTTCACGCCGATGAATTGCCGCTGTTTGATGAGTATCGGTTAACCACCAGTTTGCACAGCAACTGGCAGGTCAAAGCCTTAGCCAAGGCCAAACTGAATGCGCCATTAGATGTGTACCTGAAGATAAACAGTGGGATGAACCGTCTGGGGTTCAGCCCTGACCGTGTTCACTCCATCTGGCAACAGCTACGCGTTATAGCCAACGTTGGGCAACTCACGCTGATGGCGCATTTTGCCGATGCAGAGCAACCCGACGGCATAGTCGAGCCGATGAAACGCATTGAACAAGCAGCAGAAGGGCTGGACTGTCCGCGTTCTGTTTCTAACTCGGCGGCCACGTTGTGGCATCCGGAAGCGCATTATGACTGGGTTCGTCCGGGGATCATCCTGTATGGCGCATCGCCAAGCGGCCAGTGGTGTGATGTTGCCACCAGCGGCCTGCAACCGGTCATGAGTCTGCAAAGTGAAATTATCGGTGTCCAGAACCTGAAAGCGGGCGATACGGTTGGTTATGGCAGTCGTTATCGGGCAGACGCCGAACAGCGGATTGGTATCGTCGCCTGTGGTTATGCTGACGGCTATCCGCGCATTGCGCCAACAGGCACGCCGGTGCGTGTTGACGGTGTGCTCACTCGTATCGTTGGTGCCATCTCCATGGATATGTTAACCGTAGACCTGACCCCTTGCCCGAATGCAGGAATTGGCAGTCCGGTTGAATTGTGGGGAAATGCGGTGAAAATTGATGATGTGGCGCAGGCGGCAGGTACGGTAGGGTATGAATTAATGTGCGCTTTGGCACCACGCGTGCCCGTAGTTACAACATCCTAA